The Chloroflexota bacterium nucleotide sequence CGCGTGGATCGCGTCCGCCTCGCCGGCAAGACGCTCCAGGAGCGCGACGGCGCGAGCTGAGTCGACCGCTCTCGCGAGACTCCACGCTCTCGAGTCAGGCTCGCGCGCGACGAGCAGCGAGACGGCATGGTTGTCGCGCCGCTTGCGTTGACGCGTTTTCCGAGCAGGTCTATACTCGCGGCAAGCGCCGCGTGAACGCGCGCGAATCGAGAGAGGAGGCGACGCGCCGTGTACACACCGGAAGACCTCCACGGTCTGAACGCCATGATCCCCGCATGCGCGAAGGACGTGGAGATAGGGCTTGACTCAGACGACACCGTCGACGTCGACAACCTCACGGAGTGTGTGGACAAGCTGATCCGCGACGGCATCAACGTCGTATCGGCGATGGGGAGCTACGGTGAGTTCCACACCCTGACCGAGAACGAGTTCAAGACGATGACCAAGGCGACGCTCGACGCCGTGAACAAGCGGGTGCCCGTGTTCATCGGCGTGACGAGCCTCAATAGCCGCGAAGTCGTTCGCAAGGCGAAGATCGCGCGCGACCTCGGGGCGGAAGGAATCTTCACCGGTGTTCCCTTTTACTACCCGCCCACGGTGGACAACGCCATCCAGTTCTACCACGACCTAGCGGACTACTTTCCGAATCTCTCGATCCAGATCTACCACAATCCTCCGTTGCACAACATCCACATCCCCGTCTCCGCGTTTCCGAAGATCACGGAGAAGCGGAACGTGGTGTCGATGAAGGACAGCCATCGTTCCACGATGGAATTCATCCGTTTGATTGACGTAACGAAGGGGAAGATCAGCGTGTTCGTCAATCAGATGCAGTACTACCCGTACCACGAGCTCGGGGCCCGGGGCTTCTGGTCCACGGACGTCTCCATGGGCCCATGGCCGCTGCTCAGGCTGCGGAACTGCACGGATGCGAATGACGGCGAGGGGGCGAAAGAGGTGCTGCGGGACATCCAGGCCATCGCCACCGGGAGCCAGGACTTCGGCGGCCCGCAGGACAACGCCCGTAAGCTGGGCGCCAGTCGAACCGGATACGCCAATCAGGGCCCGAACCGCCCGCCCTTCGTGGTTGTGCGGCCGGAGTCCCTCGAGAAGGCTATCCAGCGAGCCGAGGGCTGGGCTCGGCTCAACGCGAAGTACCGACCGCTGGTGGAAGCGCCAGTCGCCGCAGGGCGCGCGTAAGGACGCGTCGCTCGCGCGTACAGCCCCGAGGGTAACACGGAAGGCTGCACCTCACGGGGTGCAGCCTTCCTCATGGCGCTTGCCCGGGGCGGCGAACGAGGGGGGAAGGATGGCACGCGCGTATCGCCTCATATCCGCGGACTCGCATCTCGAAATCGCGCCCAATCGATGGACGGGGCGCGTCCCGGCGAAGCATCGCGACCACGCGCCGCGGCTCGTGGAGCTGGAGGACGGCGGGCACGGCGTGATCGTCGAGAATCGCCCGCTCTACGTTCTGGGCCTGGCCGTGACCGGAAAGCCATATCAGGAGCACCAGCTCTCGGGCATTCGCTACGGTGAAGGGCCGGGGACGGCGAGCCCCGAGCAGCGGCTGAAGGAGCAAGACCTCGACGGCGTAGACGCCGAGGTGATGTACACCTCGGCCGGCAACGGGGGCTTCTGGCGCGGCATCGGCAACGACGAGGCCTACCGGGCCGTCATCCACGCCTACAATGAGTTCCTCGCCGAGGAATACTGCGCGGTCGACCGCGATCGCCTCCTCGCCATGCCCGTCATCCCGAGCACCAGCGTGAACGACGCCGTCGCGGAGATGGAGTACTGCAAGAAGGCGGGACTAAAGGGCGTGGCCCTCAACTCCTTCCCCAGTGGCAAGGGCTATCCGACGGCGGAAGACGATCGCTTCTGGGCGGCCGCGTGCGACCTCGACATGCCCATCTCCGTTCACATCGGCTTCATTGGACGCGAGGGGCCGGTGTTCCAATACTCGAAGCACCCAACCGCGGCGGGATTCGGCACCGACCCGGTGCGCCTCCTGACCCGGTTCGGGGGCGGGATCAGCCAGAACGCGATCCAGCTCATTTTCGCGGGCGTCTTCGATCGATTCCCGGAGCTGCGGATCTACTGGGCCGAGACGATGATCGGCTGGGTCCCCTATTTCTACGAGCAGGTCGACGACATCTACGAGCGATGCCGGTACTATGCCGAGCGCGAGTACGGGCTTCCCCCTCTGAAGCGACGGCCGAGCGAATACATCAAGGACCACTGCATCTGGGGCTTTCTCCATGATCCTTGGGGGGTCAAGGTCCGGCACGATGTAGGCGTGAAGAATGCCATGTGGGGCAACGACTTTCCGCATTCGGCCGGCAACTGGCCCAACTCGCGCGAGATCCTCGACGAGATGTTCGCCGGCGTGCCGGACGACGAGCGGAACCGACTCGTCTGTCAGAACGCTGTCGAGTTCTTCCATCTCGACGATCTGAAGAACTGACCGCATCGGACGTTGCGTTCGGTTCGAGATCCGCGCGCCCGGGCGCGGTGGAGGAGGCCATGGAGCTAGACGACTTTAATCGATGGCTCAGCGAGCGACATATGGGCGGCATGTGGAACATGTCGCGGGGTCCGGCTGAGGAGGTGAAGCCGTGCATCTGGAAGTGGGATGACATTCACACGGCGCTCACGACCGCCGCTGCGCTCGTCCCTATCGACGCCGTCGCCATGCGTACGATTCAGCTCAAGAACCCTGGCCTCAGCGGCCGCATGAGCAACACCCTCCACTTTTCGGTGCAATGCCTCATGCCTGGAGAGCGGACGAAGGCGCATCGCAACCTGGTCAGCGAGACGCGCTTCGTGCTGCAGGCGCCCACCGGGGCGGAGTTCGTCGTGGACGGCGAATCGTTTCCCATGTCTTCCGGAGACGTGGTGACCACACCCAATTGGAGCTGGCATGACCACCACAACGGAGGCAACGAGCCGGCCATCTGGCTGGACGGGATGGACACGCGGCTCGTGGGCATCGGCAAGGGCATGAACGAGCGCTTCGGCCAGGATCAGCAGCCCATCGAGCTGCCGGAGGGTTATTCGAACCGTCTCGTCGCCCATGCCAAGCCGTCCTGGATCGGGTGGGATAGGCCCACCCCGCCTCCGCACCGGTATCCGTGGGCGGAAACGTACGCGGCGCTCACGGCATTGCGCGAGCAAGAGATCGAGGGTCATCCTTGCGATGGGTTGCAGCTCACCTTCACGAACCCGCTGACGGGGGGGCCGACGCTGCCGACGTACGCCTGCGAGATCCAGCTTTTCAATCCGCGGCAGAAGGCCGGCACCCACCGACACAACAGCACGACGATCTACCACGCGTATCGCGGGAGCGGCGTGACGACGATCGAGGGTGAGCGATTTGAGTGGTCCCAGGGTGACATCTTCATCGTGCCACCGTGGACCTGGCACGCTCACGAGAACGCGTCCGATACGGACGCGATCCTCTATTCCATCAGCGACTGGCCCGCAATGAAGGCGCTGGCGCTGTACCGCGAGGAGACGCAAGAATCGCGCTAAGTTGCACTTCGGCACTCAACGAGTGCCGATGGATCGCCGTGACGGAGGCGAGAACCATATGGAGATCAAGTACGGCCTGGTGAGCTGTGATTCACACGGCCAGCTCGACCGAGACGCGTTCACCAGTCGGATGTCTGAGGCGAAGTGGGGAGATCGCATCCCCCAGGTTGTGGAGGTCGAGGACCACGGAGAGCGGGTCGAGCGTTGGACCGTCAACGGCAAGCTGCAGAGCGGCGGTGTCGTCAATTGCCCCGCGGCGATGCACGAGAAACGCTACTACCCCAAGCGGTGGGAGGAGGTCCCCCGGAAGGTGTACGACCCGGCGGCGCGTCTGCGTGCGCTCGACGAAGATGGCATCGACGCCGAGGTGCTGTTCCCCAACACGCCGATTCAAGGGTTCAACTTCTGCTTCGGCGACCCGGAATACGAGATGGCGTGCGTACAGGCATATAACGACGCGCTCGGCGAGTGGGCCAGGTACAGCGACCGGTACATTCCCGTGGCGATCATTCCGTACCTCAGCCCTATAGAGAGCGTCGTGGCGCAGGTCCAGCGGGCGGTCGACCATGGACATCGGGGGATCGTGATCTTGGCGGAGCCAGGGATGGCCTTGAAGGGCGCCAGGCACCTGAACGATCCGTACTGGGATCCCCTCTGGGCGGCGTGCCAGGAGATGAACATCCCGATCAACTGGCACGGCTCGGCCGGCCTGGCCAGCGAGCTGGCGGTGCCGAGATGGGAAGGGTTTTCGACGCGGCAGTTTCATACGGTGTCGACCGGTCGGCTCTGCGCAACGCCGTCGCAGCTCATCCCGTATCTCCTGCTGACGGGAATCCTCGACCGATATCCGCGTCTCAAATGGGCCTGCGCCGAGACTGGGATGGGATGGATGGCATACGTCCTCGAGGCCTGCGACCACGAGTGGGAGCGGCGTCGACTGTGGACCGAGGGAGTCCTAAGCCGCCCCAGCGACGCGTTCCGGCGCCAGATCTACGTCGACTTCTGGTTCGAACGGTCGGGAATCGAGCTGCGGGAGTTCATCGGGGTCGACAATATCATGTGGGAATCCGACTATCCACACATCACGTCCACCTATCCCGATTCGTGGGAGCACGTAGAGCGCGTGGTGGCCGGCGTGCCCGACGACGAGCGCAAGAAGCTTCTCTACGAAAACGCGCTCCGGCTGTATCGGCTCGCTTGATCGAAGCCCGAGCGAGGGGCTTTGGGGGTTTTTCAACCGATGGTGCGGAAGTTTGGCCTGATCAGCGTCGACGACCACGTTCAGGAGCACCCCCGAGTCTGGACGGAGCGCCTTTCGAGATCCTGGGGAGATCGTGTCCCCCACATCGCCGCGCGTGACGGACGCGAGAGGTGGGTGGTCGATGGGGTCCCGATCCCCATTTCCGGCGTGGCATCCGCGGGGGCGCTTTGTGCCGATCGTCGCGCCGCGCCGCGGAGCTGGTCAGACGTGCCTCGGGCCGCGTGGGACCCCGTGGAGCGATTGAAGGCGATGGATGCTGACGGCGTCGACGCCTCGGTGCTGTATCCGACAGTTGCGGGGGTTGGGGGAGAGACGTTTGGTCGGATCACCGATCCGGCCCTCGAGCTTGCTTGTGTCCAGGCGTACAACGATTGGGTGATCGATGAGTGGGCCTCGACGAGCGAGCGGTTCATTCCCCAGTGCATCGTTCCGCTCTACCCCATCGCCGCCGCCGTGGCGGAGCTGGATCGGGCGGTGGATCGCGGCCATCGGGGTTTGATCTATCCCGCGATACCGATGGAGCTGCGCGACGTTCCTCACATCAACGGGCCCGAGTACGATCCGTTGTGGGCGGCGTGCGAGCGATTGCGGGTGCCCGTGTGCTTCCATTCTGGCTCCGCGGCGTCGATCCAGGTGCCTGCCGCGTCGGACATGCCGCCTCGAATCGCGGCCGCGTTCACGTCAATCGCTCGGTCGGCGAGCACGGTGTCCATCGTGGTGAATCTTCTGGTCTCGCGGATTCTGCTGCGCCACCCCGCTCTCCGCGTGGTCTTCGCGGAGAGCTCCCTGGGCTGGGGCGCCTATCAGCTCGAGTTTGCCGACCAGCAGGCGCGAGAAGATGGGCTGCACCTCGAGGGATACGACCTCACGCCATCGGAGATGTTCAAGCGGCAGTGTTACCTCACGGGCTGGTACGGCCGCGCCGGAATCCTTACGCGCGGGTTCATCGGCTCGGCCAACATCATGTGGTCCACGAACTTCCCCCTCGAGACCTCCACCTGGCCCGAGTCGCGGACGCAGATCGAGCGAAGTTTTGCTGGAGTTCCCGACGACGAGCGCGAACAGATGCTGTGGGGCAACGCCGCGCGGCTCTACAAGCTCTGATCGCGCGCAGTCGCCAGCGGCGAGCCCATGAAGCCGATCGACCCCCAGCGCCCCGGGGTCGCCCTCACGATCGCCGGGTCGGATTCGTCCGGTGGGGCCGGCGTTCAAGCCGATTTGCGGACCTTCGCCCTGCTCGGTGTCCATGGCGTATGCGCAGTCACCGCGCTCACCGCGCAGAACCCCCGCGGCGTCATCGACGTGCTGCCCGTTCATCCCGAATTCGTGGGTGGACAGATCGATGCCGTGGCGCAGGACTTCGGCATCGGCGCGACGAAGACGGGCATGCTCGCGGAACGGGGCGTCGTCGAGATGGTCGCCGCGAAGGTGCGCGAGCACGGGCTCCAGCCGCTCGTGATCGATCCGGTCCTCGTCGCGACGACGGGGAGGCGGCTGCTCGACCATGACGGGCTATCGGCTCTCGTCTCCCAGCTGTTGCCCCTAGCCACCGTCGTGACGCCGAACATCGACGAGGCCGAAGCGCTGACCGGGCGATCGGCTCGAACGCCGACCGCAATTCGCGATGTGGCCCGTCACCTTCACGCGCTCGGGCCGGGCGCGGTCGTGGTGAAAGGGGGGCATGCGAGGGACGCGGACGCGGCCATCGACGTGCTCTTCGACGGACACGGCTTTCGGGAGTTCAGCGGGCCACGATACGCGGTGCAGGCGGTGCACGGCACCGGATGCGCCTTCTCCGCGGCCATCGCGGCCTGCCTCGCCCGCGGCGACGATCTTCCGACGGCCGTCGCAGGCGCAAAGAGCGTCGTCGCCGCGGGAATTCGGCGCGCGATTGTTGCGGGTGACGGCAGCTACTTGGTCAATACCGTGTCGCGTGCAGCCGATTCATAAACCGTGAACCATGTGTGAACGGGATGTTAGATAACTATTCTGCCTAAAAGCTGTAACTCAATTGCGGCTGATGCGTTTGAATACGTAGCTGGGACTTTGGTTCATGTGCATGTGGAGATGTACGATGCTTCGAAGCGTGCTCTTTTCCGTTCTGCTTTTTGGATCGATCCCGTTCCTCCTCGGCCCGTTCGCCCACTCCGCGGTCGCGGAACAGCCGTCAGACACGCCGACCCCGACCCCCACAATCACGCTCACGCCGGGGCTAACCGATACGCCGACGTCCACGCCGACGCCGACCCCCGTGCTCAATCCACCGCCGGGGCTGCCCGACCTGACCGTCGCGGTGACCGCGCCCCCGGTTCCCGTGCCAGCGGGAGCGCAGGTCTTGTTCAACGTGACGATCAGCAACGAGGGCGCTGCGCCATCAGCCGCGACGACGCTCAGCGACGTAATCCCACCTGGCGCCGCCCCTGGACTCGTGCCGCCCGGGTGCCGCGTCACGCTGGTCGAAATCGTCTGTCCCGTCCCCAGTGTCCCAGCGGGCGGTAGCGCGTCCCTGGTCATCGGCCTCGTGGCGACGGGCGACACGCCCGTTATCACCAATGGCGTGGTCGTCGATCCGGCGAACCAGGTCACGGAGACGGACGAGACCAACAACGTGGATTTCGTTGGTGTTCCGGTCCTGCCGCCACCGCCGCCGCCTCCGCAACCGCCCGCTCCCGGGCAGCCAACGGCGACTCCGGCCGCCCTGCCGACGCCGACCGCGGTCCCGGCGCCGCCTCCTCCCCCGCCTGCGCAGCCGCCCGTCTCCGGCCCACTGTGGCTGCACATACTGGCTCCAACGCAGGCGTATTCGGTGACCAACGCGCCGTTATGGGTCGCGCAGCCAGATGAGTGGTACTACGTCGTTCGCCAGGAAGGCGGCTGGGCGCTCGCCATCTGGGAGGGGGACACGCCGGAGTGGTCGGTGTGGATCCAGCTCGACGCCCGGGTCGAGCTGACGCCGACCCACGTTCCATCTGCGCGGCCACCGGCCCAGCAGCTCTGGCTCGTCGTATTCGCCCCGACCCAGGCCTTCTCGGTCAACATGGATCCGTTATGGGTGGCGCAGCCCGGTGAGTGGTACCGCGTCACGCAGCAAGAGGAAGGCTGGGCGCTCGCCTACTGGGAGGGCGACTCGCCCGCAAATCAGGTCTGGATTCAGCTCGATTCGCGCGTGCAGCTCACAACTGCCTGAACGTGCAGTGGGAGGGCAGCCGCCTGCCGGCTGCCCTCCTCGACGCGTGGCTCAGAGGTCCTCGATCTGGAGAAACGCGCGTGGGCGCTTTCCCAGGCGCCGGCCGCCCGATGAGGTCACCTCGATCGTATCGCCCCACACGATGCCTTCGCCCCGCAGCTGGGCGTTTTTGCGACGAACGGTCGGCTTCATGATGAACACCATTCGCTCCTGAAGCTGCATCTGCCCGACCTCGGGAGAATACCGGCCCATGAGGAGCGGCCAATCCTCTCCGAGCCCGCGACCATGCAGGGTGAGGCTCGATTCGAACCGATCGGACTTTCGGCCCACGATCTCGGCCGCGTGAATCAGCTCGTCGAACGTCGTGCCCGGGCGCATGATCTCGCGCACGGCTTCAAACGCCTCGCCTTGCCACTTGAATTGCTCCTCGACTTCGGGTGGGATGCGCCCCACGCACATCGGCTGGACCTGCTGCGCACAGTAGCCGCCGTATCTCGCCTCGATCTCGTTGAAGATCATGTCGTCTTTTTGGAGCAGACGCGTCGTGGCTTGGAGCAGCCGCTGGGAGACGCGGCCCCAGGGGCCCGATAGCCACGACAGCAGCGTGGGCATATCGCCGCCGTTGGCGATCTGTTCCCAAATCATCCACGCATACACTTCGCTCTCCCGTACGCCGGGACGCGCCGTTCGGTACATTGCGTCGACGGAGCGCTCGATCAACTCGACCGATTTCTCCAGGAACCGAATCTCCTCGGCGCTCTTCACCATTCGGGGCTCCTGGCAGATCCACGTTCCGTTGACGATCGCCGCGTTCGGGACAAGCTCACGAATGCGATCGAGCGTCCCTGAAGGAACGATCCCCTCGGGGGCGCGGAGGTGGTCCCGCAGCCCAGAGATGGCGATGGTTCCCTTTTCGAGCCCCAGCTCCTTGATCCGTTCCGCGATGAGGTCTCCCCACGCGCGTCGCGTGACCCGAAAATCGCTCATCCAATCACGCGCCGCGGGCCCCTCGTAGTACGGATTGATGACGAAGCCGGTCGGCTCGCCCTCCAGCGGGAACACGAGCGACGCGTCGACGTTGTTGCCGCCGATCTGCGACAGGTACTGCAGGTCCGCCTGCCAGTGATTGTGGTGTCCCGTGTGGTAGACGCAGACGAGGGCGTCCACGCCCTGCTCCGCCATCCTCTTGCGTACTGCGGCCCATCGCCGGTCCCGCTCGGCGAGAGAGAACCGCGGAACGGGCAGCTCGGATGGTGACATCATGGGATTCCAGCCCCCTTCGCAAAATCATCGCGTTGTTGGACGCCCAAGGGTGTGATTCTCTTCATAGCCTCCCTCGCTCGTGCCGCGCAAGGGAGTCCGCGGACGGCGTCTCCTGCTATACTGGCCCCCTAACGGGTTGCGGACGCATCCGCCAGGTCAGCGATGCGGGCCCGCAGGCCCGGCCCGGCGACTTTCACTCTGGCGATCCCCCTATGGCGCGGCACAGCTCTCCCAATCCCCGCCCCGGCGCATCGAGCCTCCTCTGCGCGGCGATCGCCGTATCGTTTTTGCTGCAAGGGTCGCGTCCAATCGCGCTGCCGGCGCTGAACATCACCCTGCCGACGGTGTTGCTGCATCCGGACACCGTCCGCGACGCGCCCACGCCGACCGTGGGCCGCCCTACGCTGATCCCGTCGGGCGCCACGCCAACTCCCTCGGTGTCGGACCCGCTCCTCCGCGCTCGGCAGCAGCGGCTCAATGGCGAGCTTGCAAACGCCGTGGCATCGTATCACCAGGCGATCCAAACGCAGCCATCTTCCGCGGTGCAATCGGCGATTGAGGGGAGCGCTGCGATGATCGACGGGGGTGACTACCGGGGGGCCATAGATCTCGCGACGTTTGCCATCCAGCGGCGATCCGATGCCGCAGACGCGTATCTCGTGCGGGCGCGGGCGAATGAAGCGCTGGGCGATTCGAATCAAGCCCTGGCGGACCTGGACACGACCCTCGCGCTGAACCCGGCGGACGGGTATGCCGGTTTCCTCAAAGGCCAGATCTATCAAACCGAGGGCGATGCGCAGGGCGCAGTCGACGCGTATGCGCAGGCGCTCGCACGGCCGATGAGTCGCCTATGGCAGGTAGCCGCTGCAGCTCGGATGGGGTCGATATTGCTGGATCTTGGCGATCCCGCGGGCGCGGTTTCGTCGTTGCAGCGGGCAGCGGACATCGCGGCGCAGGTCGAATCGAACCACGAGCCCATCTGGTTCAATGGCGAGCTGGTCCGCATGGGGAGTGAGGCGCGCCGGCCGGCCGTCCTACTGACGCTTGCCCGGGCGCAGGACGCGGCAGGCGCCGTCAGCGACGCGGCAAGCGTGTACGCGCAGATTGCCAGCGACTACCCGACGAGCGGCGAATCGTCGTCCGCGCTGTCTGCCCTGGAAGATGATGGATTTGCGGGCCTGGTGAGCGACTTCGTGCGCGGTCGCGTGCTGCTGGCGAGCGGGAATCCGTCCGATGCGATCGATGCGTTCGCATCCGTCGCACCCGACGGCCCGAACGCGGCGCCGGCGCGGTACTATGCCGCCCTGGCGCAAGGGGCGCTCGGGGACGCGACCGAGGAGGGCGCGGAGCTTCGCTCGATGGCCCGCGAGTTTCCCGGCCATCCCCTCGCAGCGACGGCGCTCCAGCAAGCGGCCCAAATCGTCGAGGCGACTGATTCGGCGCAGAATGCGATTGCCGCCTACGAATCCGTTGCCGATGCGTTTCCCGCGAGCGACGAAGCGACATCGTCGCTGTTCCGAGCGGCGGCGCTGCGGCTCGGGAGCGGCGACCGGGTCGGCGCAGAAGCGGCGTGGAAGCGCATCGCGGACCTCACCTCGTCGAGCACGGTCCGTGCGCGGGCGCTGTTCGCCCGGGGGCGGGCGCGACTTCAGGATCGAGACGACGGTGGTGCCACCGATCTCGCCGACGCCGCGCGCGCCGCTCCATGGTCATACGACGGTTTGCGCGCCGCGGATGTCGTGAAGCGCGGCCTGGGAGCTGAGCCCCTTGTCGCGCAGCGCGCGGCGCGGCTCTCTCCTCCGCCTCCGAAGTCTGGAGACGATTCCGCATGCGCGAGCTGGCTCGACTCGTGGGCATCTGACGCGCAGGAGGCCGCGGGTCAGCCCGCCGCCATCGACCGGATCCGCCGGCTTTCCGCCGTCGGTCTGTCCGCCGCCGCCGAGTCCGAAGCGCTCGACGCTGCCCGAGACTCCGCGAGCCAGCCCCACGCGCTCTTCGCGCTGGCGCGAGCGCTGACCGATTCGGGCATGTTCTCCCCGGCGATCTACGCCGCA carries:
- a CDS encoding dihydrodipicolinate synthase family protein translates to MYTPEDLHGLNAMIPACAKDVEIGLDSDDTVDVDNLTECVDKLIRDGINVVSAMGSYGEFHTLTENEFKTMTKATLDAVNKRVPVFIGVTSLNSREVVRKAKIARDLGAEGIFTGVPFYYPPTVDNAIQFYHDLADYFPNLSIQIYHNPPLHNIHIPVSAFPKITEKRNVVSMKDSHRSTMEFIRLIDVTKGKISVFVNQMQYYPYHELGARGFWSTDVSMGPWPLLRLRNCTDANDGEGAKEVLRDIQAIATGSQDFGGPQDNARKLGASRTGYANQGPNRPPFVVVRPESLEKAIQRAEGWARLNAKYRPLVEAPVAAGRA
- a CDS encoding M24 family metallopeptidase, whose protein sequence is MMSPSELPVPRFSLAERDRRWAAVRKRMAEQGVDALVCVYHTGHHNHWQADLQYLSQIGGNNVDASLVFPLEGEPTGFVINPYYEGPAARDWMSDFRVTRRAWGDLIAERIKELGLEKGTIAISGLRDHLRAPEGIVPSGTLDRIRELVPNAAIVNGTWICQEPRMVKSAEEIRFLEKSVELIERSVDAMYRTARPGVRESEVYAWMIWEQIANGGDMPTLLSWLSGPWGRVSQRLLQATTRLLQKDDMIFNEIEARYGGYCAQQVQPMCVGRIPPEVEEQFKWQGEAFEAVREIMRPGTTFDELIHAAEIVGRKSDRFESSLTLHGRGLGEDWPLLMGRYSPEVGQMQLQERMVFIMKPTVRRKNAQLRGEGIVWGDTIEVTSSGGRRLGKRPRAFLQIEDL
- a CDS encoding amidohydrolase family protein; the protein is MPRAAWDPVERLKAMDADGVDASVLYPTVAGVGGETFGRITDPALELACVQAYNDWVIDEWASTSERFIPQCIVPLYPIAAAVAELDRAVDRGHRGLIYPAIPMELRDVPHINGPEYDPLWAACERLRVPVCFHSGSAASIQVPAASDMPPRIAAAFTSIARSASTVSIVVNLLVSRILLRHPALRVVFAESSLGWGAYQLEFADQQAREDGLHLEGYDLTPSEMFKRQCYLTGWYGRAGILTRGFIGSANIMWSTNFPLETSTWPESRTQIERSFAGVPDDEREQMLWGNAARLYKL
- a CDS encoding CARDB domain-containing protein, whose translation is MLRSVLFSVLLFGSIPFLLGPFAHSAVAEQPSDTPTPTPTITLTPGLTDTPTSTPTPTPVLNPPPGLPDLTVAVTAPPVPVPAGAQVLFNVTISNEGAAPSAATTLSDVIPPGAAPGLVPPGCRVTLVEIVCPVPSVPAGGSASLVIGLVATGDTPVITNGVVVDPANQVTETDETNNVDFVGVPVLPPPPPPPQPPAPGQPTATPAALPTPTAVPAPPPPPPAQPPVSGPLWLHILAPTQAYSVTNAPLWVAQPDEWYYVVRQEGGWALAIWEGDTPEWSVWIQLDARVELTPTHVPSARPPAQQLWLVVFAPTQAFSVNMDPLWVAQPGEWYRVTQQEEGWALAYWEGDSPANQVWIQLDSRVQLTTA
- a CDS encoding amidohydrolase family protein, which translates into the protein MDRRDGGENHMEIKYGLVSCDSHGQLDRDAFTSRMSEAKWGDRIPQVVEVEDHGERVERWTVNGKLQSGGVVNCPAAMHEKRYYPKRWEEVPRKVYDPAARLRALDEDGIDAEVLFPNTPIQGFNFCFGDPEYEMACVQAYNDALGEWARYSDRYIPVAIIPYLSPIESVVAQVQRAVDHGHRGIVILAEPGMALKGARHLNDPYWDPLWAACQEMNIPINWHGSAGLASELAVPRWEGFSTRQFHTVSTGRLCATPSQLIPYLLLTGILDRYPRLKWACAETGMGWMAYVLEACDHEWERRRLWTEGVLSRPSDAFRRQIYVDFWFERSGIELREFIGVDNIMWESDYPHITSTYPDSWEHVERVVAGVPDDERKKLLYENALRLYRLA
- a CDS encoding amidohydrolase family protein — its product is MARAYRLISADSHLEIAPNRWTGRVPAKHRDHAPRLVELEDGGHGVIVENRPLYVLGLAVTGKPYQEHQLSGIRYGEGPGTASPEQRLKEQDLDGVDAEVMYTSAGNGGFWRGIGNDEAYRAVIHAYNEFLAEEYCAVDRDRLLAMPVIPSTSVNDAVAEMEYCKKAGLKGVALNSFPSGKGYPTAEDDRFWAAACDLDMPISVHIGFIGREGPVFQYSKHPTAAGFGTDPVRLLTRFGGGISQNAIQLIFAGVFDRFPELRIYWAETMIGWVPYFYEQVDDIYERCRYYAEREYGLPPLKRRPSEYIKDHCIWGFLHDPWGVKVRHDVGVKNAMWGNDFPHSAGNWPNSREILDEMFAGVPDDERNRLVCQNAVEFFHLDDLKN
- the thiD gene encoding bifunctional hydroxymethylpyrimidine kinase/phosphomethylpyrimidine kinase; this encodes MKPIDPQRPGVALTIAGSDSSGGAGVQADLRTFALLGVHGVCAVTALTAQNPRGVIDVLPVHPEFVGGQIDAVAQDFGIGATKTGMLAERGVVEMVAAKVREHGLQPLVIDPVLVATTGRRLLDHDGLSALVSQLLPLATVVTPNIDEAEALTGRSARTPTAIRDVARHLHALGPGAVVVKGGHARDADAAIDVLFDGHGFREFSGPRYAVQAVHGTGCAFSAAIAACLARGDDLPTAVAGAKSVVAAGIRRAIVAGDGSYLVNTVSRAADS
- a CDS encoding transglycosylase SLT domain-containing protein — its product is MARHSSPNPRPGASSLLCAAIAVSFLLQGSRPIALPALNITLPTVLLHPDTVRDAPTPTVGRPTLIPSGATPTPSVSDPLLRARQQRLNGELANAVASYHQAIQTQPSSAVQSAIEGSAAMIDGGDYRGAIDLATFAIQRRSDAADAYLVRARANEALGDSNQALADLDTTLALNPADGYAGFLKGQIYQTEGDAQGAVDAYAQALARPMSRLWQVAAAARMGSILLDLGDPAGAVSSLQRAADIAAQVESNHEPIWFNGELVRMGSEARRPAVLLTLARAQDAAGAVSDAASVYAQIASDYPTSGESSSALSALEDDGFAGLVSDFVRGRVLLASGNPSDAIDAFASVAPDGPNAAPARYYAALAQGALGDATEEGAELRSMAREFPGHPLAATALQQAAQIVEATDSAQNAIAAYESVADAFPASDEATSSLFRAAALRLGSGDRVGAEAAWKRIADLTSSSTVRARALFARGRARLQDRDDGGATDLADAARAAPWSYDGLRAADVVKRGLGAEPLVAQRAARLSPPPPKSGDDSACASWLDSWASDAQEAAGQPAAIDRIRRLSAVGLSAAAESEALDAARDSASQPHALFALARALTDSGMFSPAIYAANRLASVSPAGSLESAPDCLRRIAYPQAFADLVQDQSMQNGLDPYVLLALLREESWFDPMARSGSPAYGLSQVTQPTGADIARGLGKADFRPTDLYRPTISVAFGAWYLGQQQRSFNDRPLLALAAYNAGPGNARRWTNGNAGIDPDDFVTNIDYPETRTYVRSIYEIYATYRALYGG
- a CDS encoding cupin domain-containing protein, producing MELDDFNRWLSERHMGGMWNMSRGPAEEVKPCIWKWDDIHTALTTAAALVPIDAVAMRTIQLKNPGLSGRMSNTLHFSVQCLMPGERTKAHRNLVSETRFVLQAPTGAEFVVDGESFPMSSGDVVTTPNWSWHDHHNGGNEPAIWLDGMDTRLVGIGKGMNERFGQDQQPIELPEGYSNRLVAHAKPSWIGWDRPTPPPHRYPWAETYAALTALREQEIEGHPCDGLQLTFTNPLTGGPTLPTYACEIQLFNPRQKAGTHRHNSTTIYHAYRGSGVTTIEGERFEWSQGDIFIVPPWTWHAHENASDTDAILYSISDWPAMKALALYREETQESR